The Phyllopteryx taeniolatus isolate TA_2022b chromosome 9, UOR_Ptae_1.2, whole genome shotgun sequence genome contains a region encoding:
- the si:ch211-222l21.1 gene encoding prothymosin alpha-A, with translation MADAAVDTTTTAEVTAKELKEKKEVEVEKKEEEKTDNGDAPANGTNGANHSGKVEDAAEEEEHKNGDGKAEEEAPPAEETDAQPVKRAADEEEEEKADTKKQKTEENGDSKEAEVEA, from the exons ATGGCCGACGCCGCTGTTGACACCACCACGACTGCAGAGGTTACAGCCAAG gagctGAAAGAGAAGAAAGAAGTTGAAGTGgagaagaaggaagaggagaagacTGACAACGGGGACGCACCTGCTAATGGCACT AATGGTGCTAACCACAGTGGCAAAGTTGAGGATGCCGCAGAGGAAGAAGAGCACAAGAATGGAGATG GGAAAGCAGAGGAAGAGGCGCCCCCTGCTGAGGAGACTGACGCGCAGCCTGTGAAGCGTGCTGccgatgaagaggaggag GAGAAAGCAGACACCAAAAAACAGAAGACTGAGGAGAATGGAGACTCAAAAGAGGCAGAAGTGGAGGCTTAA